One genomic region from Syngnathus typhle isolate RoL2023-S1 ecotype Sweden linkage group LG17, RoL_Styp_1.0, whole genome shotgun sequence encodes:
- the si:dkeyp-72e1.9 gene encoding syntaxin-binding protein 4, whose amino-acid sequence MPTFSVMYKGAVIISRTLMGPYGVDRAVHSMDFTDCENGLGIKVIGGVKELTGEEFGVYVKRILPGGLASSDGNLLPGDQILEVNGESLIGVTSDRAVDVLRAASATNHMRLLIARDDEAKKEFAELMEKYGSNGSTGSTRNSPIQQGGRYLESTSSGSSSRSQSPLLLSPAGSQNTYNNSGPMMRSLSHPGEGVIQLISVTRSTSMGIILGGGSNRPDGPAVFIQEVLSGGDCHRDGRLRPGDQLIAVNKESLIGVTHEEAKSMLNKAESSQESAVEIAFIPGKGLFQSSTSLHNGVQRATGNSGRLKVHIRSPEMCAEEPTPVPPPSPDICPPDIHISAKQTNDSNDSTNPRSPTGTKPKITLDPYIRLKSDKLDLALSFLGLDVSDEKRKRLRQSLTTDPQGTVAYGDFVEATRSIFQDNLEELSLGAGPFMFSYHEAASLMDTSAFHSPTCESECSYGSEEMEQFQTEVKQLQTQMKQLKVVLKDMEHSKKSLEDELQKTSEKACLTVEENTRLKSQLQAAEAEGVQRHGSSAEQDYEEVIQLLEAEIKDLKNQLASKRQSRGEATKEEVQELSRRLTAIDCQLRQSEVNRKHLEMSNKRLLGFAQNVHKVLTTPSLFGGEHGSNKSSPAADSPDALSPLPDPALQLAVEAKELVQGVFTIVTEKEVAPDVSPHYM is encoded by the exons ATGCCAACCTTTTCCGTTATGTATAAAGGAGCTGTCATCATAAGCAG GACACTCATGGGTCCATATGGTGTCGACAGAGCAGTTCATTCCATGGACTTTACAGACTGTGAGAATGGCTTAG GAATCAAAGTGATTGGAGGAGTGAAGGAGCTAACCGGAGAGGAATTTGGAGTTTACGTGAAAAGGATTTTACCTGGTGGCCTTGCTTCAAGTGATG GAAACCTGTTACCAGGAGACCAAATCTTGGAGGTGAATGGAGAAAGTCTAATAGGTGTCACAAGTGACAG AGCTGTGGACGTATTGAGAGCGGCTTCAGCAACCAATCACATGCGACTTCTTATCGCCAGGGATGATGAAGCAAA GAAAGAATTTGCTGAGCTCATGGAGAAATATGGCTCCAATGGTAGCACAGGATCAACACGCAACTCTCCAATACAGCAAG GAGGTCGCtacttggaaagtacatcatcTGGTTCTTCATCTCGCTCCCAGAGTCCTTTATTGTTAAGCCCGGCTGGCTCTCAGAACACGTACAACAACAGCGGACCTATGATGCGCTCACTCAG tCACCCAGGTGAAGGAGTGATTCAACTGATTTCCGTGACTCGATCAACAAGTATGGGCATCATCCTGGGAGGTGGCTCAAACCGCCCCGATGGTCCGGCAGTTTTCATTCAGGAGGTTCTTTCCGGTGGAGACTGTCACCGG GACGGACGTCTGCGGCCAGGAGATCAGCTCATCGCCGTTAACAAAGAATCCTTGATAGGTGTTACGCACGAGGAGGCCAAAAGTATGCTGAACAAAGCCGAATCCAG TCAAGAAAGTGCAGTGGAGATTGCCTTCATCCCAGGTAAAGGACTTTTCCAAAGCAGTACGTCTCTTCACAACGGTGTTCAGCGGGCTACGGGCAACTCTGGACGCTTAAAGGTCCACATCCGATCACCTGAG ATGTGTGCCGAGGAGCCGACTCCAGTGCCCCCGCCTTCTCCTGACATTTGTCCGCCGGATATCCACATTTCAG CCAAGCAGACAAATGACTCCAATG ATTCAACCAATCCGAGGTCACCCACAGGGACCAAACCCAAGATCACACTGGACCCCTACATTCGGCTCAAATCAGACAAATTGGATTTG GCTCTGTCCTTTCTCGGCTTGGACGTCAGCGATGAGAAAAGGAAGAGGTTACGACAGAGCCTGACGACAGACCCGCAAGGCACCGTGGCCTATGgag ACTTTGTTGAAGCCACACGGTCCATTTTCCAGGATAACTTGGAGGAGCTCAGTTTAGGGGCGGGTCCTTTTATGTTCTCCTATCACGAAGCAGCCAGTCTGATGGACACGTCGGCCTTCCATTCTCCC ACGTGTGAATCGGAGTGCAGCTACGGTAGCGAGGAAATGGAGCAGTTTCAGACAGAGGTCAAACAGCTGCAAACCCAAATGAAGCAGCTCAAG GTGGTACTAAAGGATATGGAGCACAGCAAGAAAAGTCTTGAGGATGAGCTGCAGAAGACCTCGGAG AAAGCGTGTTTGACCGTGGAGGAGAATACCCGTCTGAAGAGCCAACTGCAAGCGGCAGAGGCCGAGGGGGTGCAGCGTCACGGGAGCAGCGCGGAGCAGGACTACGAAGAGGTGATCCAGCTCCTGGAGGCCGAGATTAAAGACCTAAAGAACCAGCTGGCGAGCAAGAGACAATCGCGAGGAGAAGCTACAAAA gaagAGGTGCAGGAACTGAGCAGGAGGCTGACTGCCATTGATTGTCAGCTCCGCCAGTCTGAAGTCAACAGAAAACACCTTGAGATGTCCAACAAAAGACTTCTAGGCTTTGCACAG AACGTCCACAAGGTATTAACAACCCCAAGCTTGTTTGGAGGAGAACACGG GAGCAACAAGTCCTCACCGGCTGCAGACAGTCCCGACGCACTTTCGCCACTTCCCGATCCCGCTTTGCAGCTGGCAGTTGAGGCCAAAGAGTTGGTGCAGGGTGTATTCACCATAG
- the LOC133170732 gene encoding extracellular serine/threonine protein kinase FAM20C-like produces MVRRKLGPSARSVYLGLACVSLSLHVILAFFCLTVLQTACVLPDSSSSSLNPNTDAQKDISASHKLSISSRNEKPYKSNASTWPNAIGGEKKMMGGGKLNQVMEEASKLEVLFKHPLYNLPEIGLLEDDWLLRVKKKEDEEDAIHSDTQWQSASREEKGYDKVSWSSDEESHPPWLRFHLGITRWQLYDRKDLTVSKLTHHLATQRILGAVQKSGGTQLKLLISFPNYGQALLKPKKQSRDAETDVNLFYFSDFERHNAEISAFHLDRLLGFNRIPPVVGRLINVTSEIREITTDRKLSRTFFTSPAGNVCFYGQCEYYCSTEHPVCGQPHSLEVSLAAMLPHLSLAPRRSWRSPWRRSYSRTKLAQWEKDPAYCDTVKQTPPYNHGTRLVDVIDMAVLDFLMSNMDRHHYETFEKFGNETFLLHLDHGRAFGRHSQDELSILAPLQQCCRIRRSTLLRLRLLSHPNFRLSDVMRESLAEDPLAAVAPLLSESHLTALDRRLATVLQVVETCEEHHNNVIFNDLGKYIEDDEHPTKSVQNKMGPGLMDLI; encoded by the exons ATGGTGAGGCGGAAGCTAGGTCCATCCGCTCGCTCCGTCTACCTTGGCCTGGCCTGCGTCTCCCTTTCCTTGCACGTTATTCTCGCATTCTTTTGCCTCACTGTCCTCCAAACAGCCTGTGTCCTTCCCgactcatcttcctcctccttaaaTCCAAACACAGATGCCCAGAAGGACATTTCGGCATCACACAAACTATCAATAAGTTCCCGGAATGAGAAACCGTACAAATCAAATGCCAGCACATGGCCCAATGCCATTGgcggagagaaaaaaatgatggGCGGTGGAAAACTAAATCAAGTGATGGAGGAGGCCTCCAAGCTGGAGGTGCTTTTCAAGCACCCGCTGTACAACCTGCCAGAAATAGGGCTGCTGGAAGATGACTggctgctgagggtgaagaaaaaggaggacgaggaggacgcCATCCATAGTGACACTCAGTG GCAGAGTGCCAGTCGGGAGGAGAAAGGCTACGACAAGGTTTCTTGGAGCAGCGACGAAGAGTCGCACCCACCCTGGTTACGATTCCACTTGGGGATCACTCGATGGCAACTGTACGACAGAAAGGACCTGACTGTGTCAAAGTTGACGCATCACTTGGCAACGCAACGCATCCTCGGAGCAG TTCAAAAGTCAGGAGGCACTCAACTCAAACTGCTAATATCTTTCCCAAACTACGGACAAGCTCTGCTCAAACCTAAGAA ACAATCCAGAGATGCAGAGACGGACGTGAACCTCTTTTACTTCTCTGACTTTGAAAGACACAATGCGGAGATCTCCGCTTTTCACCTTGACAG ACTACTGGGCTTCAACAGAATCCCCCCAGTGGTCGGTCGTCTCATCAATGTCACCAGTGAGATCAGAGAGATTACCACTGACCGCAAACTATCTCGCACCTTCTTCACTTCCCCAG CGGGCAATGTGTGTTTCTACGGTCAGTGTGAATACTACTGCTCGACAGAGCACCCAGTGTGCGGGCAACCTCACTCACTGGAGGTATCCTTGGCGGCCATGTTACCCCATCTCAGCCTTGCCCCTCGCAGGTCTTGGAGGTCACCATGGAGACGGTCCTATAGCCGCACCAAATTGGCCCA GTGGGAGAAAGACCCCGCCTATTGTGACACAGTCAAACAGACGCCTCCCTACAACCACGGCACCAGGCTGGTGGATGTTATCGACATGGCTGTATTGGACTTCCTCATGA gcAACATGGATAGACATCACTATGAGACGTTTGAAAAATTTGGCAATGAAACTTTCCTGCTGCATCTGGATCACGGACGAGC GTTTGGCCGTCACTCTCAAGATGAGCTATCAATTTTAGCTCCCTTACAGCAGTGCTGCAG GATCCGTCGCTCCACCCTTCTCCGCTTGCGTCTCTTGTCCCATCCAAATTTCCGCCTGAGCGATGTCATGCGGGAATCTTTGGCCGAGGATCCTCTTGCAGCTGTTGCTCCACTCCTGTCCGAGTCACATCTCACTGCTTTGGACCGACGCCTAGCAACTGTCCTGCAGGTGGTGGAAACCTGTGAAGAACATCAcaataatgtcattttcaatgaCTTGGGAAAATACATTGAAGATGATGAGCACCCAACTAAATCAGTCCAAAACAAGATGGGACCTGGACTTATGGATCTGATTTAG
- the ccdc97 gene encoding coiled-coil domain-containing protein 97, whose protein sequence is MWGEITEPRVKIRPRTSDKTVRDDQCTVPEDLVILPPVAYIDHQKPPQDTQEFQDVPAEVHTMLEAVVASGSQVKSQQIGDDELTTEERRTELLHQYRSKALVFLERYHRSLKPEHLAAFSHVSTDPRAQHYSEVIQKQAAGRARKTQVRNQRYAALRALQKEGQYFSEEQMRTREPLLYEQYIGQYLTDDEVIERSQEAMLGGAQQRPATSGGAATGGLSDLLLNSYQERLIQCRLQEEQDREEGAREEDEELEEEEEEDEEDRVQEKTSEEKALLREEFISQMHQRFLDGKDTDFNYSEVDENPDYDNLDIVNRDAEEKYFDEDDEEEDEEVMTE, encoded by the exons ATGTGGGGTGAAATTACCGAACCTCGCGTTAAAATACGACCCAGGACGTCTGATAAGACCGTTAGGGACGACCAGTGCACAGTACCCGAGGACCTGGTGATCCTGCCTCCTGTTGCCTACATTGACCATCAAAAACCACCACAGGATACCCAG GAGTTCCAAGATGTCCCCGCTGAAGTCCACACCATGTTGGAGGCTGTCGTCGCCAGTGGAAGCCAAGTGAAGAGCCAGCAAATAGGAGATGATGAACTGACAACGGAGGAGCGAAGAACGGAGCTACTACATCAGTACAGGAGCAAAGCGCTGGTCTTCCTGGAGCGCTACCAT AGAAGCTTGAAGCCCGAGCATTTGGCAGCTTTTTCCCACGTCAGCACCGACCCACGGGCTCAACATTACAGTGAAGTGATTCAGAAGCAAGCAGCAGGAAGAGCCCGCAAGACACAAGTTCGAAACCAGCGCTACGCCGCACTCAGGGCCCTGCAGAAAG aggGTCAGTACTTCAGTGAAGAACAAATGCGAACGAGGGAGCCGCTGCTGTATGAGCAATACATTGGACAGTACCTAACTGACGATGAG GTGATAGAGCGCTCCCAAGAGGCCATGTTGGGTGGTGCACAGCAAAGACCGGCCACATCAGGGGGAGCCGCCACAGGAGGGCTGTCAGACCTCCTCCTCAACTCCTACCAGGAGCGGCTCATCCAGTGTCGTCTGCAGGAAGAGCAGGATAGAGAGGAGGGTGCacgggaggaggacgaggagctggaggaggaagaggaggaggatgaag AAGACCGAGTCCAAGAAAAGACCTCTGAGGAGAAAGCGCTTCTTCGGGAGGAGTTCATCAGTCAGATGCACCAACGCTTCCTTGATGGCAAAGACACAGACTTCAACTACAG CGAAGTGGACGAGAACCCTGATTATGACAACCTTGACATTGTCAACAGAGATGCAGAGGAAAAGTAttttgatgaagatgatgaggaagaagatgaggaagTTATGACAGAATAG
- the si:ch1073-357b18.4 gene encoding uncharacterized protein si:ch1073-357b18.4 produces the protein MEATGLQRSVCHAATVHVKREARDAKQSALGLGSQGSPALCSDPAYGGGRGGLDHATEELLLGPSALHAAATTTTDVQLSSMISFPPPPGSDFTSEAVICLIDAVGRRWGLYETRERSQLFQSVQEELASKGHFHPVEKIRRKWNNLIVTYKRVKERSREKGHAKTTWEFFDLMDVMLCETLGFYISSNKLSKGGGAKGAHVSAKAASRLHVPQSATLVHPNGNLSVQGESGVMGQACAGGSGNVRQSDSPDLKPLIVLSGDLVPAKLHLASADPAQSFISSPCFSQASSPSLVPTVNTDPNASRRTASFPTDVVCFGHNNNLASNFPTTCSSLSSLVSASATSAPEGHKAQSGTSVYQEIVKRKEAQADLDGAARARMEARERRQEKREVRMGKSLCRIATALELLSSKQDTVIALLQRLADKK, from the exons ATGGAGGCCACTGGTCTACAACGAAGCGTCTGCCACGCAGCAACAGTGCACGTCAAAAGGGAGGCGAGAGATGCAAAACAATCTGCGCTGGGTTTGGGCAGCCAGGGTTCGCCTGCGCTTTGCAGCGATCCTGCAtacggaggaggaagaggagggctgGACCACGCTACAGAGGAGCTGCTGCTGGGACCGTCGGCGCTCCACGCCGCCGCCACGACTACTACGGATGTACAACTAT CCTCCATGATATCATTCCCACCTCCCCCCGGTTCCGATTTCACCTCCGAGGCTGTTATTTGTCTGATCGACGCGGTCGGCCGCCGCTGGGGCCTCTACGAGACCCGGGAGCGCTCGCAGCTCTTCCAAAGCGTCCAGGAGGAGTTGGCCTCCAAGGGGCACTTCCATCCCGTTGAAAAAATCCGCCGTAAATGGAACAACCTGATCGTGACCTACAAGAGGGTCAAAGAGCGCAGTCGAGAGAAGGGGCACGCCAAGACAACGTGGGAGTTTTTCGAT CTGATGGATGTTATGCTCTGTGAAACCCTGGGTTTTTACATCAGCAGCAACAAACTCAGCAAAGGAGGCGGAGCCAAAGGCGCACACGTCTCAGCAAAGGCGGCTTCGAGACTACACGTCCCGCAGTCTGCGACTCTCGTCCACCCTAATGGGAACTTGTCTGTTCAAGGGGAATCAGGGGTCATGGGTCAGGCCTGCGCCGGCGGTAGCGGCAATGTTCGCCAAAGCGACAGTCCGGACCTCAAGCCGCTCATAGTCCTCAGCGGTGACCTCGTCCCGGCCAAGCTTCACCTGGCTTCCGCTGATCCAGCCCAATCGTTTATCTCCTCGCCTTGTTTCTCACAAGCCTCCTCCCCTTCTCTTGTGCCCACCGTCAACACGGACCCCAACGCATCCCGCAGAACGGCGTCCTTCCCAACAGATGTGGTGTGCTTCGGCCATAACAACAACCTCGCTTCCAATTTCCCCACCACGTGCTCCTCTCTTTCATCCCTGGTTTCCGCCTCGGCCACGTCAGCACCCGAAGGCCACAAGGCGCAAAGCGGCACCTCCGTCTACCAGGAGATAGTCAAGCGGAAGGAGGCGCAGGCTGACCTGGACGGCGCGGCTCGCGCGAGGATGGAAGCCAGAGAGAGGCGGCAGGAGAAGAGGGAGGTGCGGATGGGGAAGTCCCTGTGCAGGATCGCTACGGCCCTGGAGCTGCTCTCCTCCAAACAGGACACCGTCATCGCGCTACTGCAGAGGCTGGCTGATAAAAAGTGA